The Methylomonas montana genome has a window encoding:
- a CDS encoding flavin monoamine oxidase family protein, which yields MGYFSQEIDHADAFDRSTSLAALAKQFAALPELGGHVKPMLDVAIVGAGLSGLALAERLFASKPNLAIFEARDRCGGRILSQAIPSAPNLNVDLGPTWLWPDQQPLIRALAEKLGLQLFKQWDSGHSLYQINAGSEPAQYTDSETHRSARRIEGGCQQLVTGLLQALPDTVLHLQHRLLRVANRGTHVELEFSTAAGREYYQARQLVLAAPPRLLAENIAFEPALAPKLMRMMQDTPTWMAGHAKALLVYQQAFWRQQGYSGNALLHYPGAVLAEVYDASPAAGESAALFGFFGLPAAIRDYYRDTLEDLVVQQMTRLFGEAAANPQQVLIQDWSQEAFTATADDRIAPPAHPSYGHLWLQLDHWQDKLYFCGTETAASDGGYLEGALVAADRVFNALTL from the coding sequence ATGGGATATTTTTCGCAAGAAATTGATCATGCCGATGCCTTCGACCGAAGCACCAGCCTTGCCGCTCTGGCAAAGCAATTCGCTGCGCTGCCTGAGCTTGGCGGTCATGTGAAGCCGATGCTGGACGTAGCGATAGTCGGCGCTGGACTTTCCGGACTGGCCTTGGCCGAACGCTTGTTTGCCAGCAAGCCGAATTTGGCGATATTCGAAGCCCGCGACCGCTGTGGCGGCCGGATTTTATCGCAAGCAATTCCCTCCGCCCCTAATTTAAACGTCGATCTTGGGCCGACCTGGCTATGGCCCGACCAACAACCGCTTATCCGAGCCTTGGCGGAAAAACTGGGCTTACAACTGTTCAAGCAGTGGGATAGCGGTCACAGCCTTTATCAAATCAACGCAGGCAGCGAGCCGGCGCAATATACCGATAGCGAAACCCATCGTTCGGCGCGGCGAATCGAAGGCGGCTGCCAGCAATTGGTGACCGGCTTGCTGCAAGCGCTGCCAGATACCGTGCTGCATCTGCAACATCGTTTGCTGCGAGTCGCCAACCGCGGCACTCATGTCGAACTGGAGTTTTCCACCGCCGCCGGCCGCGAGTATTATCAAGCACGCCAGCTGGTACTGGCTGCCCCGCCGCGTTTACTGGCCGAAAACATAGCTTTCGAGCCGGCCTTGGCGCCGAAATTGATGCGGATGATGCAGGATACGCCGACTTGGATGGCCGGCCATGCCAAAGCGCTGTTGGTTTATCAACAGGCATTCTGGCGGCAGCAAGGCTATTCCGGCAATGCCTTGCTGCATTATCCGGGCGCGGTATTGGCAGAGGTTTACGATGCCAGCCCAGCGGCGGGCGAGTCGGCCGCCTTGTTCGGCTTCTTTGGCTTGCCGGCGGCGATTCGGGACTATTACCGAGACACGCTGGAAGATTTGGTAGTGCAACAAATGACCCGTTTATTTGGCGAGGCCGCCGCTAATCCCCAGCAAGTGCTGATTCAAGATTGGAGCCAGGAAGCGTTTACCGCGACCGCGGACGATAGAATCGCGCCGCCCGCCCATCCCAGCTACGGCCATCTCTGGCTGCAATTGGATCATTGGCAGGACAAACTGTATTTTTGCGGTACCGAAACGGCCGCCAGCGACGGCGGCTATCTGGAAGGGGCCTTGGTGGCCGCCGACCGGGTATTCAACGCCTTAACCCTGTAA
- a CDS encoding HIT domain-containing protein, producing the protein MSNFQLHPQLIEDCFKVGQFALSEILMMNDSQYPWFILVPRRNHIKEIYQLNPADRQTLQAESCLLAEALAEIYRPDKLNIAAIGNLVPQLHLHHVARYQTDKAWPAPIWGKFASVPYVPTEAEQRINQLREALDQHLVN; encoded by the coding sequence ATGTCCAACTTCCAACTCCATCCCCAGCTAATCGAAGATTGTTTCAAGGTTGGCCAATTTGCACTATCGGAAATATTGATGATGAACGACAGTCAGTATCCGTGGTTCATCCTGGTACCCAGGCGCAACCATATCAAAGAAATCTATCAGCTTAATCCGGCGGATCGTCAAACCCTGCAAGCCGAGTCGTGCCTGTTGGCGGAAGCGCTTGCCGAAATTTATCGGCCAGACAAACTCAATATTGCGGCTATCGGCAACCTGGTACCGCAACTGCATCTGCATCATGTGGCACGTTACCAAACCGATAAAGCTTGGCCGGCACCCATATGGGGGAAATTTGCCAGTGTGCCATATGTCCCAACTGAAGCCGAGCAACGGATTAACCAACTGCGCGAAGCGCTGGACCAGCATTTAGTGAATTAG
- a CDS encoding EVE domain-containing protein, translating into MNYWLMKSEPETFGIDDLFNRPNQTEHWDGVRNYQARNMMRDDMKIGDQVFFYHSNCDEPGIVGIMQVARESYPDFTAFDPDDKHFDPKSNPEKPTWYMVDVQFVRKLSRNISLRELKLKTELTDLALLRRGNRLSIMPVNAEQWAFILALE; encoded by the coding sequence ATGAACTACTGGCTAATGAAATCCGAACCCGAAACATTCGGCATCGACGATCTGTTTAACCGACCCAATCAAACCGAACATTGGGATGGCGTGCGCAATTATCAGGCCCGCAACATGATGCGGGACGATATGAAAATCGGCGATCAGGTGTTTTTCTATCATTCCAACTGCGACGAGCCCGGCATCGTCGGCATCATGCAAGTGGCGCGCGAATCTTATCCGGACTTTACCGCTTTCGATCCCGACGACAAGCATTTCGACCCGAAAAGCAATCCGGAAAAGCCCACCTGGTATATGGTCGATGTGCAATTCGTCAGAAAACTATCGCGTAACATCAGCCTCCGGGAATTAAAACTGAAAACCGAACTGACCGATTTAGCCTTGCTGCGTCGCGGCAACCGCTTGTCCATCATGCCTGTCAACGCTGAACAATGGGCGTTTATTTTGGCTTTGGAATAG
- a CDS encoding amine oxidase, which yields MTREQQNIDSLGQFHRYIAEQKPLLKKHYERLLAGDLSRQQWDGCFQRNVVAVLEQAYQEALARLSALPFDSAATSVERGLSELTKQALAAFDGYVDEFLLFVVDKHRTSCALSNFPDEHKPDNTYVNEVRREIAARWQDFALDVNAYFLERR from the coding sequence GTGACCCGCGAACAACAAAATATCGACAGCCTCGGACAATTTCATCGTTATATCGCCGAGCAAAAACCGCTATTGAAAAAACACTACGAGCGGCTTCTGGCCGGGGACTTATCCCGCCAACAATGGGACGGCTGTTTTCAACGCAACGTGGTGGCAGTGTTGGAACAGGCATATCAAGAAGCGCTGGCACGGCTGTCCGCACTACCGTTCGATAGCGCCGCCACGTCGGTCGAGCGCGGATTATCCGAATTGACCAAGCAAGCGTTAGCGGCTTTCGACGGTTACGTCGACGAGTTTTTATTGTTTGTCGTCGATAAACATCGCACGTCTTGTGCGCTATCCAATTTTCCAGACGAACATAAGCCCGATAACACTTACGTCAACGAAGTTAGACGCGAGATAGCGGCACGCTGGCAAGACTTTGCATTAGACGTTAACGCTTATTTTTTGGAAAGGCGCTAA